From the Paraflavitalea soli genome, the window AAAATATCCGGGTGCGCATCTCTGATATCATACGGTACTGTACGGCAATGTACCGGCCGGCATCCTTATACAGCCAGTTGAACAGTAGCTGTACAGTACCGTTTTTACAACCCGGCCAACTGCACATTAAAAACAAAACCAACTCCATACACATTGGTGATACTAATGGAGTTCGACTTGTTCAGGTGTTTTCTGAGACGGGAGATGAACACATCCAGGCTTCTGCCCAGGAAATAGTCATTCTCTCCCCACAACCGGGTTAGTATTTCTTCCCGCTTTAAAATCCTGTTTTCGTTATTGAACAAGAATTCCAGCAACTCTGATTCCCTGGGCGTCAGTATGATGGCAGGATGGTTGCCAATGATCAGCCTCAGGGAATCTTTTTGAAATTGCACATCCCCGCGCTCTATCATAGTCCGGCTCGTTACTTCCTGGTTACCGGTATTGCGCTTAATGATATTCCTGATGCGCAACACCAGTTCATCGATGTCGAAAGGTTTTGTGATATAATCATCTGCCCCCAGCTTCAACCCATGCAACCGGTCCGAGCGCTCATTCCGCGCGGTTAAAAATAAAAAGGGCACCTGCGGGTTGATGTTGATCACCCTGATCGCCAGCTCAAAACCATCCATCTCCGGCATCGATACATCGATGAGCAGGATGTCATATCTCCCCTGCCCTGCCTGGAACTTTGCCAATGCCGATTTTCCATCCCGGGCCCAATCAACTGTAAACTCCATGATCTCCAGGTATTGTTTTACCACATTACCCAGGTCCACCTCATCTTCTACCAGCAATATTTTTGGCTTCATAGAAATTCCTTTAAATTTTTCACGCCAATGGCATCGTGATCGTAAATACACTGCCTCCCCCTCCCCTGCTGTCCACTTCAATTTTCCAATGGTGCGCATCAATAGCCTGTTTGGCATAATACAATCCCAGGCCCAGCCCTTTCACCTCCCCATTCAATACCTGCGTGTCGCGGTAAAACTTATCAAACAAATGCGCCCGCGTCTTGTCTGTCATACCAATACCATTGTCCTCGATCGTGATCCATATATTTCTTTTGTCGCTCTGCGTGGTGACGATGATCTCTTTCCCTTCACGCCGGTTGTACTTGATGGCATTGTCGAAGATATTCAGCAGCACTGTTGTGCACCAAAAGGGATCCAGCAATACCTCATCCCTCGTGGCATTTTTATTAAGGGTAAGTTCCACCGGCGCACCCGCCAGCTTAAGTTTATAATCGAGCAATACCTCCTCCAGCAAATGATGCAGGGAATGAACTTCCTTCTTCAGGGAGATGCCGCTCATGCTCGTGATATCCAATACCTGGCTAAACAGTGTCCTTATTCTCTCCGACTGCCGTTGGATCACCTCCGTAAGCGGCTGTACCGTCTCCCGGTTTACGGGCATCTTATCATTCTGCAGGGTCTTGTTGGCAACAATGATGGCAGCCAGCGGCGTATGGAATTCATGGGTAATGCTGTTGATGAAGTCCGATTTCATTTCGGATAATTTCTTTTGCCGTATCCAGTTGCGCAGGGTGATGAAGAACAACAATACCACCGCCAGTACCGACAATACCGACAAGGCAAAAGTGGGCATCATTTGCCGTAAAATGACCATCTTCCGGTTGCGCGTATCCACATAAAAGCTATAGGAAATGCGATAGGTTCTTTCGGATACACCACCAATAGATACCGTTACGATCTTATTGTTCTCATTGGGATTGGCCAGGTCACCACCCAGCCACAAGCCCGAATAATGCTGCAGGGAATCATTGATGCCGGGGTAATGATGCTCCTTATCATAGAAAGGAATGAAATTACGTTTACCAAAACTGATCTCCAGGATATCGATGGACACCCGGTAAGCCAGGTCGGTTTTGATATGGTACCGTTGGCGGGCCAGCTCCAGTACGCTGTCTACATTCTCTGCTTTGTGCAACACCTTCACCGTACTATCAAGCAGGTATTGGGTGTATTCCGGAAAACCGTTGCCGCCTGCCTTATACAGTTGTTCCAGCTTGTCAAAATTCTTATAGATGGCGCTGTCCAGTATCCGGGCGCCGCCGGGAAAGATGAGGTCCGACTGTACGCTGGTGCCATATTCCTTCTTGATCAGGTCTTTCTCCTGCAGGTAAAACTGCTTGTTCTTGAGCTCATAGGTATTGTACACCAGAAAGAACTGCACAGCCGACAGGATGAGAAAGCTGACCACTGCAATGGCCTTATGGATGGTGATCGTGTATTTCATTGAGCAGGGGTAAGCATTAAAGATAATATGTATCCGCCTGCTTTGTACGATCGTTTAATATCCGTTAACAATTCGTTTGACTTCTGTTGACAGGCTTCAGCAATAAGGTCGGGTAATTTAGCTGTTCCCGATACCTTATACCATGTAGTGTGCTTATAACGTCGCTTAAGTACACTGCATGGATCTTTTTAAACCTGTAGCAATATGCCAAGACATTTTTCCATCCGCACCCTGTTTTCCCTGTTCGTTTTATTATCCGTACCCTTTACCCAGCTGTATTCACAAACTGCCGCTCCGCTCACCGTTCCCGGTAAGATGGACTGGTGGCGCAAGGCACGCCTCGGCATGTTCATTCATTGGGGCGTGTATGCGGTGCCCGCCGGCCAGTACAAAGACCAGGAGATCGGTGGACTGGGCGAATGGATCATGCACGATGCCAGCATTCCGCGCCGTGATTATGAGCAGTACGCCAAACAGTTTAACCCGGTGAAATATGATGCGGAAGCCTGGGTGCGCATGGCCAAAGAAGCCGGCATGAAATACATCGTGATCACGGCCAAACACCATGATGGCTTTGCCTTGTTCGATTCAAAGGCCAGCGACTGGAACGTAGTGAAAGCCACGCCTTACGGCAAGGACCTGCTGAAACCCTTGGTGGAAGCCTGCCGCCGGCAAGGGATGAAACTGGGCTTTTATTATTCCCAGGCCAATGACTGGTTCAACCCCGGCGGCGCTGCAGCCCGCGGCCATTGGGACCCTACGCAGCAAGGAAGCATGGATGAATACATTGAGCAGGTAGCAGCGCCCCAGGTACGCGAGCTATTAACCCAATATGGCGATGTGGTGGAACTCTGGTGGGATGTGCCGACGGATATGAACCGGCAGCGGGCCGATAAGCTGGCCGCGCTGCTGTCCCTCCAACCGGGCATTATTACCAACGACCGGCTGGGAGGCCATTACAATGGAGACATCACTACACCGGAACAATATATACCGGCCACCGGCATCGCGGGGCGCGACTGGGAAACCTGCATGACGATGAATGATACCTGGGGTTTCAAGACAAACGACAACAACTGGAAAAGCGCTGCCACGCTGATCCGCAACCTGGTAGACATTGCCTCCAAAGGCGGCAATTACCTGCTCAATGTGGGACCAACGGCCGAAGGAGAATTTCCCCGGCCGATCGTGGAACGACTGCAAGCCATTGGTAAATGGACAGCTGTCAATGGAGAAGCTATCTATGGCACTACCGCCAGCCCCTTCCACCAATTACCCTGGGGCCGCGCCACCCAACGAAAAGAGGGAAAAGAAACTACGCTTTACCTGCATGTATTTGCCTGGCCCAAAGGCGGCCAACTGCTGGTGCCGGGATTGGCCGGAGCGTTCAGCTCAGCCCGGCTTTTATCGAA encodes:
- a CDS encoding sensor histidine kinase translates to MKYTITIHKAIAVVSFLILSAVQFFLVYNTYELKNKQFYLQEKDLIKKEYGTSVQSDLIFPGGARILDSAIYKNFDKLEQLYKAGGNGFPEYTQYLLDSTVKVLHKAENVDSVLELARQRYHIKTDLAYRVSIDILEISFGKRNFIPFYDKEHHYPGINDSLQHYSGLWLGGDLANPNENNKIVTVSIGGVSERTYRISYSFYVDTRNRKMVILRQMMPTFALSVLSVLAVVLLFFITLRNWIRQKKLSEMKSDFINSITHEFHTPLAAIIVANKTLQNDKMPVNRETVQPLTEVIQRQSERIRTLFSQVLDITSMSGISLKKEVHSLHHLLEEVLLDYKLKLAGAPVELTLNKNATRDEVLLDPFWCTTVLLNIFDNAIKYNRREGKEIIVTTQSDKRNIWITIEDNGIGMTDKTRAHLFDKFYRDTQVLNGEVKGLGLGLYYAKQAIDAHHWKIEVDSRGGGGSVFTITMPLA
- a CDS encoding alpha-L-fucosidase, with product MPRHFSIRTLFSLFVLLSVPFTQLYSQTAAPLTVPGKMDWWRKARLGMFIHWGVYAVPAGQYKDQEIGGLGEWIMHDASIPRRDYEQYAKQFNPVKYDAEAWVRMAKEAGMKYIVITAKHHDGFALFDSKASDWNVVKATPYGKDLLKPLVEACRRQGMKLGFYYSQANDWFNPGGAAARGHWDPTQQGSMDEYIEQVAAPQVRELLTQYGDVVELWWDVPTDMNRQRADKLAALLSLQPGIITNDRLGGHYNGDITTPEQYIPATGIAGRDWETCMTMNDTWGFKTNDNNWKSAATLIRNLVDIASKGGNYLLNVGPTAEGEFPRPIVERLQAIGKWTAVNGEAIYGTTASPFHQLPWGRATQRKEGKETTLYLHVFAWPKGGQLLVPGLAGAFSSARLLSNGKTLTCKTTADGLVIDVPLTAPDPVAAVIALHTTAPLDIRPFAIRQAANGALVLEPELATIHNKEGEASAMTEGDWDARNIGYWTSPYSWISWEVEISKPGTYSITALAGVPAYGNALTIEIGGQTIAATMDRTGSYHQYREMTLGKVTIEKAGKYTIALRPTASKWEAINLRHIILQ
- a CDS encoding response regulator transcription factor; the protein is MKPKILLVEDEVDLGNVVKQYLEIMEFTVDWARDGKSALAKFQAGQGRYDILLIDVSMPEMDGFELAIRVININPQVPFLFLTARNERSDRLHGLKLGADDYITKPFDIDELVLRIRNIIKRNTGNQEVTSRTMIERGDVQFQKDSLRLIIGNHPAIILTPRESELLEFLFNNENRILKREEILTRLWGENDYFLGRSLDVFISRLRKHLNKSNSISITNVYGVGFVFNVQLAGL